Below is a window of Desulfosoma caldarium DNA.
GTGGTGCTCTTTTTCCCGGATGGCATCTGGGGCACGCTAAGCAAAGCCACGGGTGAACGCAAGGAACAAGTCTGAATGGCGCAGCGGATGATTTTGAGCGTGGAAGACGTACATCAGTATTTCGGAAGGTTTGCAGCCCTTTCTGGCGTGAGCCTTCAGGTGCCCGAAGGGCGGCTCACGGCCCTTATCGGACCAAACGGCGCCGGCAAGACGACCTTATACAATGTGGTTTCAGGCCGCTACAGACCGACCTCGGGCAAGGTCATCTTTCAAGGACGGGACGTGACCGGACTTCCCGCTCACCGGCTCTGCGCCATGGGTTTGGGCCGTTCTTTTCAAATCACCAATGTCTTTTCCCAGTTGACGGTCTTGGAAAACGTTCTGGTTCCCTTGGTCATTAAGGGCGGCGGCGCGTTTTGTTTTTGGCGACCACTGAAGCGGGATCGAGCTTTGGAACAGACCGCCATGAAGGTCCTGGCCATGGTGGGTCTTGCGGAAAAAGCCCATGTAGGGGTTCATCAGCTGCCCTATGGAGACAAACGCCTTGTGGAAATAGCCATCGCTCTCGCGCCGGCGCCTCGCATGGTTCTCCTGGACGAGCCAACGGCGGGAATGAATCCCGAAGAAACCGAGCATATGATTCAATTGATCAAGAGCTTGGCCGAAACGTCTGGGACCACTTTTTTTATTACCGAGCACGACATGAAGGTGGTCTTTTCCGTGGCTGACTACATCTATGTGCTTCATCAGGGAACGCTTCTTGCCCAAGGAACGCCAGAAGAGATTCGAGCCGATCAAAGGGTCAAAGAGGCCTATTTGGGAGGGAGCCTTGAGCCTTGAAGTCCGGGACATTCACGTCTATTACGGCGACAGCTACATACTTCAGGGAATGAGTTTGGAGGTTCAGGAAAAGGAAATTGTCTGCCTTTTGGGCCGCAATGGGGCCGGAAAGACGACGACCCTGCGCAGCATCATGGGTTATGCGCCACCAAGGCGAGGTGAAATTCGTTTCCATGGTCGAGTGATCAGCGGGAAGCCTGTGCATGAGATCGTGCGTGCAGGCATCGGGTATGTTCCCGAAGACAGACGCATCTTTGCTGGCCTCACAGTGGAAGAGAATCTGGAAGTGGCCATGTTGCCGGCCCGAGCTGGCAAAAGGGCATGGACGCCCCAGCGCATCTTTGAAGAATTTCCCCTGCTGGAAAGGCTTCGAAAAAAGCGAGGTGGTG
It encodes the following:
- a CDS encoding ABC transporter ATP-binding protein codes for the protein MSLEVRDIHVYYGDSYILQGMSLEVQEKEIVCLLGRNGAGKTTTLRSIMGYAPPRRGEIRFHGRVISGKPVHEIVRAGIGYVPEDRRIFAGLTVEENLEVAMLPARAGKRAWTPQRIFEEFPLLERLRKKRGGELSGGEQQLLAIARALMGNPVLLLLDEPCEGLAPVVVEFLGEIILGLKRDTPILLAEQNARFALSIADRGYVIEKGRVQCHGPVEKLREDKDIQQQCLAV
- a CDS encoding ABC transporter ATP-binding protein, yielding MAQRMILSVEDVHQYFGRFAALSGVSLQVPEGRLTALIGPNGAGKTTLYNVVSGRYRPTSGKVIFQGRDVTGLPAHRLCAMGLGRSFQITNVFSQLTVLENVLVPLVIKGGGAFCFWRPLKRDRALEQTAMKVLAMVGLAEKAHVGVHQLPYGDKRLVEIAIALAPAPRMVLLDEPTAGMNPEETEHMIQLIKSLAETSGTTFFITEHDMKVVFSVADYIYVLHQGTLLAQGTPEEIRADQRVKEAYLGGSLEP